In Vanessa cardui chromosome 8, ilVanCard2.1, whole genome shotgun sequence, the following are encoded in one genomic region:
- the LOC124531972 gene encoding pancreatic triacylglycerol lipase-like isoform X1 produces the protein MTKFNCTRMNVLCKIVFVFQIFFIASAQYANLINQLDIFNVMPNGILPDRTNRIEDIYLRFYNGNLFEEYVDIPLSQASRLLEVKGFENSNPTVLYIHGFIETAQQESVQVMVNAYLESRPATNIVLLDWSNMAHGSYLVNAARNTKKVGIASAEQINTLIESGLQMEKMQIIGHSLGSHVAGYLARELKNKYNKTIKRVTALDPAFPAFYPDGVVMDHVTDKDAEFVDVIHTDAGGYGAPVRTGTADFWPNGGKSIQPGCPRFAPMPLSDDNLCSHWRSWRFYAESVRNPEAFPASPADSYHKFRENPTPEVGMVYMGADCDTSARGSYYLTTNGESPFGKGMDGIYTKSKSNKGKKI, from the exons ATGACAAAATTCAATTGTACTAGGATGAACGTCTTGTGTAAAATCGTTttcgtttttcaaatattttttattgccagTGCACAGTATGCAAATCTCATCAATCAGTtggatatatttaatgtaatgccAAATG GAATATTACCAGATCGAACAAATCGAATAGAAGATATATATCTACGCTTTTATAATGG aAACTTATTCGAAGAATATGTAGACATACCGCTTAGCCAGGCAAGTCGACTACTCGAGGTCAAAGGCTTCGAAAACAGTAATCCCACCGTCCTTTACATACATGGCTTTATAGAAACGGCTCAGCAAGAAAGTGTACAG GTCATGGTGAATGCGTACTTAGAATCGAGACCGGCGACAAACATTGTTTTACTAGACTGGTCCAATATGGCTCATGGCTCTTATTTAGTTAATGCTGCAAGAAATACTAAAAAG GTCGGGATTGCATCCGCAGAGCagataaatactttaatagaaTCAGGCCTACAAATGGAAAAAATGCAGATTATAGGACATTCCCTTGGAAGTCACGTAGCTGGTTACTTAGCGAGAGAGCTCAagaataaatacaacaaaactattAAAAG GGTAACAGCACTAGACCCAGCATTTCCCGCGTTTTATCCAGACGGTGTAGTGATGGATCATGTCACAGATAAGGACGCAGAATTCGTCGATGTGATACATACGGATGCTGGCGGCTACGGTGCACCAGTCCGAACTGGCACAGCAGACTTTTGGCCGAACGGAGGAAAGAGTATCCAACCAGGATGCCCTCGATTCGCCCCAATGCCCCTTTCTGACGACA ATCTTTGTAGCCATTGGCGGTCATGGAGGTTCTACGCTGAGTCAGTACGGAACCCCGAAGCTTTTCCAGCCTCACCAGCTGATTCTTATCACAAATTTAGAGAAAATCCGACACCAGAAGTTGGAATGGTGTACATGGGAGCGGATTGCGACACAAG tGCTCGTGGATCATATTACTTAACAACAAATGGCGAATCTCCGTTTGGTAAGGGAATGGACGGTATATAcacaaaaagtaaaagtaacaaggggaaaaagatataa
- the LOC124531977 gene encoding uncharacterized protein LOC124531977, which translates to MLRHVVICHVFIIIQVIYLTAHETPKNYGEFTLKIINFHICKGPKRIDCTNITSRIHNETNLILNFEIKKNATINRGKIVSMINNKPLVRLQMKNPCDHLFMKTIFQSVFNITQNCLFMKSYQVLNVDIDEVAKKYYGGMFLYGNITFKSIFYNDECNFSCTVAEVSLSPKKKKQTK; encoded by the exons ATGTTGAGACACGTTGTCATTTGTCatgtttttatcattattcaAGTGATTTATTTAACTGCTCACGAAACGCCAAAAAACTat GGTGAATTCACActgaaaatcataaattttcatatCTGCAAGGGCCCAAAGAGAATTGACTGCACCAACATAACATCAAGAATACACAATGAaacgaatttaatattaaacttcgAAATTAAGAAAAACGCCACCATTAACCGg ggaAAAATTGTATCAATGATAAACAACAAACCACTCGTGAGACTGCAGATGAAAAATCCATGCGACCACCTCTTCATGAAGACAATATTTCAGAGCGTATTCAACATTAcgcaaaattgtttatttatgaag TCATATCAAGTTCTAAATGTTGATATTGATGAAGTAGCGAAAAAGTACTATGGAGGAATGTTTTTATATGGAAATATAACCTTTAAGTCTATATTTTACAACGATGAATGCAACTTCTCGTGCACAGTTGCCGAAGTTTCCTTATCTCCTAAGAAGAAAAAACAGACAAAATGA
- the LOC124531930 gene encoding aldehyde dehydrogenase X, mitochondrial-like — MVKVDIKYTKLFINNEWVDAVSKKTFPTINPQDETVITQVAEGDKTDIDLAVKAAVKAFHRYSEWRLLDASQRGRLLLKLADLIDRDVKYLGELETLDCGKPVAQATGEAAWSAQIIRYYAGKADKILGSTIPADGEVLSMTIKEPVGVCGQILPWNYPIPMFVWKIAPALAAGCTLVIKPAEQTPLTALALAALIKEAGFPPGVVNVVPGYGPTAGAALTDHPNVDKMAFTGSTEIGRIIMSGASKVNLKRVTLELGGKSPLVIFNDADVEKAAQIAHRACFANAGQCCAAGTRTFVQSGIYDAFVAKAAEIAKKRTVGNPYEDVQQGPQIDKEMFTKVMGYIQSGKSEARCVAGGDRIGKTGFYIQPTVFADVKDDMKIAKEEIFGPVQSILKFETFDEVVDRANNTNYGLGSGVVTNDITTALAFVKHIRAGTVWVNTYEQVTPQTPFGGFKESGIGRELGEDGIQQYLETKTVTINLPKKPQM, encoded by the exons ATGGTGAAAGTTGATATTAAATACACTAAG TTGTTCATCAACAACGAGTGGGTGGACGCTGTCAGTAAGAAGACTTTTCCCACTATTAACCCTCAAGATGAGACCGTCATCACACAAGTTGCTGAAGGAGACAAG ACTGATATTGACTTAGCAGTGAAAGCCGCTGTAAAGGCATTCCATCGTTATTCAGAATGGAGACTCCTTGATGCTTCTCAACGAGGCAGACTTCTCCTCAAGTTGGCAGATCTCATTGATAGAGACGTGAAATACTTGGGGGAACTTGAGACCTTAGATTGCGGCAAACCAGTTGCACAGGCAACAGGTGAAGCAGCTTGGTCGGCCCAAATTATCAGATATTATGCCGGAAAAGCTGATAAAATTTTAGGTAGCACTATCCCCGCag aTGGCGAAGTTCTCTCCATGACAATTAAAGAACCAGTAGGCGTCTGTGGTCAAATTCTGCCATGGAACTATCCTATTCCCATGTTTGTTTGGAAGATCGCCCCTGCCCTAGCTGCTg gaTGTACTCTCGTCATCAAACCCGCAGAGCAGACTCCTCTCACTGCACTTGCCTTAGCTGCTTTGATCAAAGAAGCTGGTTTTCCACCTGGTGTTGTAAATGTTGTTCCTGGATATGGACCCACTGCTGGTGCGGCCCTCACGGACCACCCTAATGTTGATAAAATGGCTTTTACCGGATCCACTGAG ATTGGACGTATTATCATGAGTGGTGCTTCCAAAGTAAATCTAAAGCGAGTCACTTTAGAACTCGGAGGAAAGAGCCCTCTAGTTATTTTCAACGATGCAGATG tcgaAAAGGCAGCACAAATCGCTCACAGAGCATGCTTCGCGAACGCTGGCCAGTGCTGTGCCGCTGGAACTAGAACTTTTGTTCAGTCTGGTATCTACGATGCTTTCGTTGCAAAAGCCGCTGAAATTGCTAAAAAACGAACTGTAGGAAATCCCTACGAAGACGTTCAACAAGGACCACAG ATTGATAAGGAGATGTTCACAAAAGTCATGGGTTACATCCAATCAGGCAAGTCAGAAGCTCGTTGTGTTGCTGGTGGAGACCGAATTGGTAAAACTGGGTTCTACATCCAGCCTACCGTTTTCGCCGATGTTAAAGACGATATGAAAATTGCTAAAGAAGAA ATCTTCGGACCCGTTCAGAGTATCCTTAAGTTCGAAACGTTCGATGAAGTAGTCGACCGCGCAAACAACACCAACTATGGTCTTGGTTCTGGAGTCGTCACGAACGATATCACAACCGCCTTGGCGTTCGTTAAACACATACGCGCAGGCACTGtttg GGTAAATACGTACGAACAAGTGACGCCCCAAACTCCATTCGGAGGATTTAAGGAATCAGGCATTGGTCGTGAATT GGGCGAGGACGGTATTCAGCAATATCTAGAGACCAAAACCGTTACTATCAACCTGCCGAAGAAACCTCAAATGTAA
- the LOC124531972 gene encoding inactive pancreatic lipase-related protein 1-like isoform X2 yields the protein MFRSVAVGWKRYWWGTGILPDRTNRIEDIYLRFYNGNLFEEYVDIPLSQASRLLEVKGFENSNPTVLYIHGFIETAQQESVQVMVNAYLESRPATNIVLLDWSNMAHGSYLVNAARNTKKVGIASAEQINTLIESGLQMEKMQIIGHSLGSHVAGYLARELKNKYNKTIKRVTALDPAFPAFYPDGVVMDHVTDKDAEFVDVIHTDAGGYGAPVRTGTADFWPNGGKSIQPGCPRFAPMPLSDDNLCSHWRSWRFYAESVRNPEAFPASPADSYHKFRENPTPEVGMVYMGADCDTSARGSYYLTTNGESPFGKGMDGIYTKSKSNKGKKI from the exons GAATATTACCAGATCGAACAAATCGAATAGAAGATATATATCTACGCTTTTATAATGG aAACTTATTCGAAGAATATGTAGACATACCGCTTAGCCAGGCAAGTCGACTACTCGAGGTCAAAGGCTTCGAAAACAGTAATCCCACCGTCCTTTACATACATGGCTTTATAGAAACGGCTCAGCAAGAAAGTGTACAG GTCATGGTGAATGCGTACTTAGAATCGAGACCGGCGACAAACATTGTTTTACTAGACTGGTCCAATATGGCTCATGGCTCTTATTTAGTTAATGCTGCAAGAAATACTAAAAAG GTCGGGATTGCATCCGCAGAGCagataaatactttaatagaaTCAGGCCTACAAATGGAAAAAATGCAGATTATAGGACATTCCCTTGGAAGTCACGTAGCTGGTTACTTAGCGAGAGAGCTCAagaataaatacaacaaaactattAAAAG GGTAACAGCACTAGACCCAGCATTTCCCGCGTTTTATCCAGACGGTGTAGTGATGGATCATGTCACAGATAAGGACGCAGAATTCGTCGATGTGATACATACGGATGCTGGCGGCTACGGTGCACCAGTCCGAACTGGCACAGCAGACTTTTGGCCGAACGGAGGAAAGAGTATCCAACCAGGATGCCCTCGATTCGCCCCAATGCCCCTTTCTGACGACA ATCTTTGTAGCCATTGGCGGTCATGGAGGTTCTACGCTGAGTCAGTACGGAACCCCGAAGCTTTTCCAGCCTCACCAGCTGATTCTTATCACAAATTTAGAGAAAATCCGACACCAGAAGTTGGAATGGTGTACATGGGAGCGGATTGCGACACAAG tGCTCGTGGATCATATTACTTAACAACAAATGGCGAATCTCCGTTTGGTAAGGGAATGGACGGTATATAcacaaaaagtaaaagtaacaaggggaaaaagatataa